A genomic segment from Perca flavescens isolate YP-PL-M2 chromosome 13, PFLA_1.0, whole genome shotgun sequence encodes:
- the LOC114566449 gene encoding histone H2B — MPAEATVKAPKKGSKKAVTKTAAKGGKKRRKSRKESYAIYVYKVLKQVHPDTGISSKAMGIMNSFVSDIFERIAGEASRLAHYNKRSTITSREIQTAVRLLLPGELAKHAVSEGTKAVTKYTSSK, encoded by the coding sequence ATGCCAGCAGAAGCCACCGTGAAAGCGCCCAAGAAGGGCTCTAAGAAAGCCGTGACTAAGACCGCCGCCAAGGGTGGCAAGAAGAGGCGAaagagcaggaaggagagctacGCCATCTATGTGTACAAGGTGCTGAAGCAGGTCCACCCCGACACCGGCATCTCCTCCAAGGCCATGGGCATCATGAACTCGTTTGTGAGCGATATCTTTGAGCGCATCGCCGGTGAGGCCTCCCGTCTGGCTCACTACAACAAACGCTCCACCATCACTTCCCGCGAGATCCAGACAGCCGTGAGGCTCCTGCTTCCCGGGGAGCTGGCCAAGCACGCAGTGTCTGAGGGCACCAAGGCCGTCACCAAGTACACCAGCTCCAAGTAA
- the LOC114566454 gene encoding histone H4 codes for MSGRGKGGKGLGKGGAKRHRKVLRDNIQGITKPAIRRLARRGGVKRISGLIYEETRGVLKVFLENVIRDAVTYTEHAKRKTVTAMDVVYALKRQGRTLYGFGG; via the coding sequence ATGTCTGGAAGAGGAAAAGGCGGGAAGGGACTCGGTAAAGGAGGCGCCAAGCGTCACCGTAAAGTTCTCCGTGATAACATCCAGGGCATCACCAAGCCCGCCATCCGCCGTCTGGCTCGCCGCGGCGGAGTGAAGCGTATCTCCGGTCTGATCTACGAGGAGACCCGCGGTGTGCTCAAGGTGTTTCTGGAGAACGTCATCCGTGACGCTGTCACGTACACCGAGCACGCCAAGAGGAAGACGGTGACCGCCATGGATGTGGTGTACGCTCTGAAGAGACAGGGCCGCACCTTGTACGGTTTCGGAGGCTAA
- the LOC114566267 gene encoding arachidonate 15-lipoxygenase B — protein sequence MAKLRKCLGCVCEGNAPLHEGKEVRFSFTKDTEFIYTEASGLTELQLKGLADRKENWTNIDDINRVFCCKRTDLSDYVQGHWKEDAFFAYQYLNGLNPMLIRRCSSLPHNFPVTDDMVFRHGQGSLRNEMENGNIFLCDYKLLDGVKANTINGKKQYLMAPLILLHKTPDDKLMPIAIQYDYDAWMPNTPISLQLPPPTTKGKTSEATMLQTFPDINATVQGMATMWLLSKQSSDFVPLGQYPEDHFIEKIPCKLIKAFQGELEVLSADIKARNERLEVPYTYMDPKKIENSVAI from the exons ATGGCGAAGTTGCGCAAATGC CTGGGCTGTGTATGCGAAGGGAATGCCCCACTGCATGAAGGCAAAGAGGTCCGCTTCTCCTTTACTAAGGACACAGAGTTTATCTACACTGAAGCCAGCGG GTTGACTGAACTGCAACTTAAGGGTCTGGCTGATAGGAAGGAGAACTGGACAAACATTGATGATATCAATCGGGTGTTTTGCTGCAAACGGACTGACCTATCAG ACTACGTCCAGGGACATTGGAAGGAGGATGCATTTTTTGCCTACCAGTATCTAAATGGTCTCAACCCCATGTTGATCCGACGTTGTTCATCTCTGCCCCATAACTTTCCTGTCACTGACGACATGGTCTTCCGTCATGGTCAGGGTAGCTTGAGAAATGAAATGGAG AACGGCAACATATTCCTGTGTGACTACAAGCTTTTGGATGGAGTGAAAGCCAACACCATCAATGGGAAAAAGCAGTACTTGATGGCTCCCCTCATCCTACTCCACAAAACACCTGATGATAAACTGATGCCAATTGCTATTCAG TATGACTATGATGCCTGGATGCCCAACACTCCCATCTCTCTGCAACTTCCTCCACCAACCACAAAGGGGAAAACCAGCGAGGCCACGATGCTGCAGACATTCCCTGACATCAACGCAACAGTTCAGGGAATGGCCACCATGTGGCTACTCAGCAAGCAGTCGTCTGACTTC GTCCCTCTTGGCCAATACCCAGAGGACCATTTCATTGAGAAGATTCCCTGCAAGCTGATAAAGGCTTTTCAAGGAGAGCTTGAAGTGTTAAGTGCGGACATCAAAGCCAGAAACGAGAGGCTGGAGGTCCCATACACATACATGGAtccaaagaaaatagaaaacagCGTGGCCATTTAA